The proteins below come from a single Balaenoptera acutorostrata chromosome 2, mBalAcu1.1, whole genome shotgun sequence genomic window:
- the LOC102999331 gene encoding general transcription factor IIH subunit 3 — protein sequence MVSDEDELNLLVIIVDTNPIWWGKQALKESQFTLSKCIDAVMVLGNSHLFMNRSNKLAVIASHIQESRFLYPGKNGRLGDFFGDPGNPSSEFTPSGSKDGKYELLTAANEVIVEEIKDLMTKSDIEGQHTETLLAGSLAKALCYIHRMNKDVKDNQEMKSRILVIKAAEDSTLQYMNFMNVIFAAQKQNILIDACVLDSDSGLLQQACDITGGLYLKVPQMPSLLQYLLWVFLPDQDQRSQLTLPPPVHVDYRAACFCHRNLIEIGYVCSVCLSIFCNFSPICTTCETAFKISLPPVLKAKKKKLKMSA from the coding sequence CCAATTTGGTGGGGAAAGCAAGCATTAAAGGAATCTCAGTTTACTTTATCAAAATGCATAGATGCAGTGATGGTGCTAGGaaattctcatttattcatgAATCGTTCCAACAAACTTGCTGTCATTGCAAGTCACATTCAAGAAAGCCGATTCTTATATCCTGGAAAGAATGGCAGACtcggagacttctttggagaccCTGGCAACCCTTCCTCTGAATTTACTCCCTCAGGAAGTAAAGATGGAAAATACGAGTTGTTAACAGCAGCAAATGAAGTTATTGTTGAAGAGATCAAAGATCTAATGACTAAGAGTGACATAGAGGGTCAACATACAGAAACTCTGCTGGCAGGATCCCTCGCCAAAGCTCTTTGCTACATTCATAGAATGAACAAGGATGTTAAAGATAATCAGGAAATGAAATCAAGGATATTGGTGATTAAGGCTGCAGAAGACAGCACGTTGCAGTATATGAACTTCATGAATGTCATCTTTGCAGCACAGAAGCAGAATATTTTGATTGATGCCTGTGTGTTAGACTCCGATTCAGGACTCCTTCAACAGGCTTGTGACATCACAGGGGGACTGTACTTGAAGGTGCCTCAGATGCCCTCCCTTCTGCAGTATTTACTGTGGGTTTTTCTTCCTGATCAAGATCAGAGGTCTCAGttaaccctcccacccccagttcaTGTCGACTACCGGGCTGCTTGCTTCTGCCATCGAAATCTCATTGAAATCGGCTACGTGTGTTCTGTGTGCTTGTCAATATTCTGCAACTTCAGCCCTATCTGCACTACATGCGAGACAGCCTTTAAGATTTCTCTCCCTCCTGTACTGAaggccaagaaaaagaaactgaaaatgtctGCATGA